Below is a window of Spirochaetaceae bacterium DNA.
ATACGCGAGCCCGATGACCGTGAGTGAAGCCACCGAGGTGCTCGGCCAGAATCCCGGAGCCCGGGTGCTGGCGGGCGGCACCGATCTCATGGTGCAGATGAGGCTGACCCGCAACATCCCCGAACTGATCGTCGACGTAAAGAACATCGCCGCGACCCGAGAGATTGCGCTCTCGGACGATGGGCTGGTGCTTGGCGCCGCGGTGCCGGCGGTCGACCTGACCGATCACCCGACGCTGCGCCAGGTCTATCCCGGCGTGGTGGAGGCGGCCGAACTGATCGGCTCGTCCCAGATCCAGAGCCGCGCCAGCCTGGGCGGCAACCTGTGCCACTCGTCGCCGGCGGCCGACACCGTGCCGGCGCTGATGGCGGTGGGCGCGGTGTGCCGGATCGCCGGCCCGACCGGCGAACGCCGGGTTGCGGTGGAAGACTTCTGCACCGGACCGGGCAGCAACGTGCTCGCCGACGGCGAGTTCCTGGTGTCGTTCGAGATTCCGGCGCCGGGCGCCGGCTCGCGCGACGCCTACCTGCGCTTCATTCCGCGCAACGAGATGGACATCGCCGTGGTGGGCTCGGGGGTGAGCGTGACGGTCGATGCCTCCGGCAACTGCACCGCCGCCCGCGTGGCGCTCGGAGCGGTGGCGCCGACCGCCATCATGGTTCCCGACGCGGCGGCCGCGCTGATCGGAACCGCCATCGACGATGGCGACCTGGAGCGCGCCGGGGCGGCGGCTTCCGCGGCCTCCCGTCCGATCACCGACCGGCGCGGCACCGCCGAGTTCCGCCGCCACGTCGCCGGCGTGCTGACCAGGCGCGCGGCCGCCGCGGCCCGTGACCGGGCGCGCGCGTCGCTGTAGGGCGAACTGCCAGAGAGAAAGGGAGACAAACATGAGCCAGATGCACGTACAAACCACCATCAACGGCGAACCGACCGAGTTTCTGTGCGAGGCGCACATGAGCCTGCTGGAGGTGCTGCGCGACAAGATCGGCCTCACCGGTACCAAGGAAGGCTGCGCCACCGGCGACTGCGGCGCCTGCACCGTGGTGATGGACGGCAACATCGTCTGTTCCTGCCTGGTGTACGCCGCGGAGACCGCCGGCCACGAGATCGAGACCGTGGAGGGCGTGGCCAAGGACCAGAAGCTGCACCCGGTACAGCAGAAGCTGCTGGAGCACGCCGGCCTGCAGTGCGGAATCTGCACCCCCGGCGTCGTGGTCGCGGCCAAGGCGCTGCTGGAGCGCAACCCCGACCCGAGCGAGCACGAGATCCGCTACTGGCTGTCCGGCAACCTGTGCCGCTGCACCGGCTACGACAAGATCGTGCGCGCGGTGCAGGACGCCGCCACGGTGCTGCAGGCGCAGAGCTGACGCGGACCGTTCCGGGACGATGGCGCGCATCGAGATTCCCACCCGCCTGCTGGAGCGAACCGGCGGCGAGAGCAGCATCGAGGTGGAGGCGCACAACGTGCGCGGCGTGCTGCGCGTGCTCGACGAGCGCTTTCCGGGACTGGTCGACGAGTTGAAGGCCACCACCGCCATCGCCATCGACGGCGAGATCATCGGCCAGCGCCTCGAGGATGCCTTCCTGGAGCGCGTGCAGGCCGATAGCGAGGTGTACTTCATCCCCGCGGTCGCCGGCGGCTGATCCGCCGCGCGGGTGGCCGGAGGTCGTTGCGCGCTGCATATGGACGAGCTGCAAAGCATCACTGACACACTGTCCGCGCTACCTGCGGGATCGGTGTGCGCGTTGGCCACCCTGGTGCACGTCGAGGGATCGAGCTACCGCAGCGTCGGGGCGCGCGCCCTTGCGCTACCCGGCGGCGACACCGTCGGCATGATCAGCGGCGGCTGTCTGGAGGGCGACCTGCTGGAGCGCGCCGCCGAAGTGCTGGCCGACGGCCGCTCCCGCACCGTGCGCTACGATTCCACGTCCCCGGAAGATGCTTTGCTCGGTTTGGGGCTGGGCTGCAACGGCGTGGTCGACGTGCTGCTGGAGCGGGTCGAGCCCGGAGATGAGGTCGCCGAGAGCCGCTACCTGCCGCGCATCTCGGCGGCCCGTGCGCACGGCCATCGCACCGCCCTGGCGACCGTCTACGAATCGGCGCAAGAGGCGGAGGCAGGCGCCCGTCTGGCGATCGTGGCGGCGCAAGAGGCGGCCACTCGGACCAGCGCGAGCGGCGGCTCGGCGAAGCCAGAGATTGGGCACTCCGGCACGGATTGCAGTTCAGCGCCGGCAGCTCCAGCCGTCGCCTCCCGTGCAAGCGCCTATGGCCACTGGCGTCCCGAGTTGCGCGCCGCGGTGAGCGACGATCTTGGCCGGCTACTGGAGGCGGGCAGCTCGAGGTCCGCCTGCTACCAGGTCGACGGCGCGCCGGTGCGCGTGCTGCTGGAGGTAATCGAGCCGCCGCTGCCGCTGACCGTGTGCGGCGCCGGTCCCGACGCGGAGCCGCTGGTGGCGCTGGCCGGCGCGCTGGGCTGGGCGCCGATCGTGTTCGACCACCGCGCCGCCTTCGCGCGCCCCGAGCGCTTTCCCGCCGCCGTGCAGGTACGCACCGCGGCGCGCGAGGAGTTCACCTCCACCGTGCCGGCGCGCCACGGCGAGGTGGTGGTGTTGATGACGCACAGCTACCCCACCGACCTGCAGTACCTGGAGCAGCTCGCCGCCCGCGACGTGCGCTACATCGGCGTGCTCGGCCCGCGCCGCCGCCTGCAGCGCCTGGTGGAGGAACTCGGCGACCGAGCGCCCGCCGGCGAACTGCTGTACGGCCCCGCCGGCCTCGACATCGGCGCCGACTCGCCGCCGGAGATCGCCCTCTCCATCCTGGCTGAGATCCGCACCGCCCTCGCCGGCCGCGCCGGCTCCCCGCTGCGCGACCGCGCCGCCCCGATCCACACCGCTCATTCGTCCGCTCCCGGCGCATGAACCAATGGCATCCGGCCGTGGCGGTTGCTCGGTACGGGACGGTACCGGCGGATCGTGCCCGTGCGACCAGGACCCTGGCGTCGCCGGGCCTGCACGCACCGCCGGCGGGCTGCGCCGGTCAACCCGGCTGCTCGCAAACCGTGTCCGTCCCGCGCAATGAGCCTGCGCTCAGGCGCCGGCTCGTCCGTTCGCGTTCACCCCAACACCGGCGCACGCGGCCGGTCTCGACCGTGATCGGGGCATGAGCGCGCGGGCGTCGGCACGCAGTCGAGACATCGCCGCGGTGGTCTTGGCTGCCGGCTCGTCGAGCCGCCTCGGCACGCCCAAGCAGTTGCTGCGCTACCGCGGCGAGACCCTGCTGCACCGGACCGTGCGCGTGGCCCTGGCGGCCGGCCTCGATCCGGTCCACGTGGTGCTCGGCTGCAGTGCGCCGGTGGTCGGCGCGGCGCTGGAGGACCTGGGCAGCCGCGTGACCACCGTGTTCAACCGCGACTGGCAGACCGGCATGGGCAGCTCCCTGGCCCGCGGCATCGCCAGCCTGCCCGGCGCCGGTCCGCACGCCTGCCGCGAGCCCGGTGCTGACGTGCCCGTCGCTTCCGAGCTCGGCGCCGCGCTGGTGCTGGTCACCGATCAGCCGCACGTGTCACAGGCACTCCTGGCCGAGATCGCCGCCGCCTTCCGCACCGGCGGCGCGCCCCTGGTAGCCAGCCGCTACGCCGGCGGCGCCCTCGGCGTGCCCGCGCTGTTCGCCCGCCGCTACTTCCCGGAGCTGACCCGCCTCACCGGCGACCGCGGCGCCCGAGCGTTGTTTACCCGCCACCGCGACGACCTGCTCACCGTCGCGTTCCCCGAAGGAGACCTCGACATCGACACCCCCGCCGCCGCAGCCGCCCTCGATTCCGAGTAGCCTGTACGGTCACTCCGTGACGTGGAAGACGATGTAGCCGATGCCCGAGCATCGCCCACCAGCCGGTTTTTCGGACCAGGTTCCGACGCTGCCGTCGGGCGGGCGCCGGAACGGCGGGTCAGGTGCCTTCGCTGATGATGTCCACGTAGCGGTCGTAGGCGAACAGACGGTTACGCCTACGACCGGTCAGCTCTCGTACGATCCCTTCGCGTTCCAAGGAGCGCATCGCGTTGGCCGCGGCGGGATTCGAGAGTCTCGCGTGCCCGGCGGCCTCACGAATCGATCGGATCGGGCGTTCCTTCAGCGCTTGGTGAACTCGGAGCACCGAGCCCGCCGACCGGCCCTGCCGTTGAATCCGAGCCTCGTCTTCCTTGAACAGGGACTGCAACTGGTGCGCGGTTGAAACCGCGCCCGCCGCGGTTTGCGCTACCCCGTCGAGAAAGAACAACAACCACGCCTCCCAATCCCCAGTGCGCCGCACCGCATCGAGCAATTCATAGTAGCGCGGGCGATGCTGCTTGAAGTACAGGCTCAGATAGAGCAACGGTGCGTCCAGAACCCCGTGATGGCAAAGGAGAAAGGTGATAAGCAGCCGCCCGAGGCGACCGTTGCCGTCGAGGAAGGGATGGATGGTCTCGAACTGAACATGTGCAACGCCGGCGCGCAACAGCTCCGACATCCCAGGGATCGGAGCGTGCAAGAAACGCTCGAGGTCGGACATGCAATCGGCGACCTCCTGCGCCGGCGGCGGGACGAAGACCGCATTGCTCGGACGTGTGCCACCAATCCAGTTTTGCGAACGCCGGAACTGCCCTGGATCCTGGTCGCTGCCACGTCCGCTCCCCATGAGTAGACCGTGGACCTCGCGCAGCAGTCGATTCGACAGCGGGAACCCGGAGTCCATGCGGCGCAGGCCGTGCTCCATCGCCCGGACGTAGTTGGATACTTCGACTACGTCGTCTGTCGGGGCGCCGGGCCGCTCAGGCAACTCGAACAGGAGCAGTTCCTGAATCGAGGATTGGGTCCCCTCGATCTGCGATGAGAGCAGAGCTTCTTTTCGGACGTAGCTGTAGAGGAACAGCAGCGGCTCCGGCAGCAGCGTTGAAATCCCCTGCAACCTGCCGAGCGCCAGTTGCGCCCGTTCCAGCGGACCGAGCAGCGCCGCCAAGTCCAGCGCCGGCTCCGGTGGCAGCGGCGCCGGAATGAATGCCCGCACGTGCTCGCCGGCCGCGCCCGTGACGACATACCGTCCGGGTTCGTCACGCTTCATGTCCGCCGCCGTCTCCCGCGCGGCGAGTTAGTTAACGTTCTTTCATAGCGCGGCACGTTATGAATCAATATAGCCTTATCGTTTCATAACGACCAAGCGCCTGAACGGGTGCGGACGTCAGGACACGACGTTGCGAGGCGTGCCGGCGATAAAGGAGCGGATGTTGATGGTGGTCTGGTCGATCAGGGCCTGCCGCGCTTCGCGGGTGGACCAGGCGCTGTGCGGGGTGAGGATGATGTTGGGGGCATCCAGAAGCGGGTTGCCGGCGGTCGGCGGCTCCTCGGTGAGCACGTCGAAACCGGCCCCGGCGAGGCGGCCCTCATGCAGCGCCGCGGCCAGCGCGGCCTCGTCCACGATGCCGCCGCGGGCGGTGTTAATCAGGTAGGCGGTCGGCTTCATCTTCGCCAGCGCCGCGGCGTCGATCAGGTTGCGGGTTTCATCGGTCAGCGGGCTGTGGACGGTCACGAAGTCGGCTGCCGCGAGCAGCTCGTCGAGCGGCGTGTTGCCGTAGGCGCTGCCGGTGATCGGGAACGCGTCGTTGGCCAGCACCCGCATGCCGAACCCCTCGGCGATGCGCGCCACGCCGCGCCCGATCACCCCGAAGCCGACGATGCCGATGGTGAGGCCCTTGAGCTCGAAGGTGGGGTAGCGCAGCAGGGTGAACGAGGAGCTGCGCTGCCAGTCGCCGCGCTCCACGTCGGCGGCGTACTTGTACGCCTTGGTGGCCAGGTTCAGGATCAGTGCGAAGGCGTGCTGCGGCACCGTGTCGCCGGCGTACCCGGCCACGTTGCTCACCGTGACCCCGGCGGCGCGCGCCGCCTCCAGGTCGACGTTGTTGTAGCCGGTGGCGGTCACGGCCACCAGCCGCAGCGTGGTCAGCGCCGCGAAGATCGGCGCGGTGATCTGCGCCTTGTTCACCGCGATGATCTCGGTGCCGGCGCCGTGCGCGATGATCTCGGCCTCGGTGCCGTTGGGCAGGCTCCGATACTCGCCGAGCGCCTGCAGCCCGGAAAAGTCGATGTCGCCGTTCAGGCCGATGTCGGTGTCGTCGACAAAGAAAATCCGCATGGTGCCGCCCTCCCCTACTCGCTTGCCGGTTCGTCTGCCGGCGTCTCGCTTGCAGCGTCCCCGCTCAGGAGCACTTCCTTCCCGCTCGCCGCCGAGGCGTAGATCGCGTCGATCACGCACTGCACGGCGAGCGCCTGCTCCAGGGACACGCACGGCTCCTCGCGGCCGAGGATCACGTTCACGAAGTGGTGAAACCGGCTGGTGTGCGGGTAGGTCAGCGGGCCGGCGTCGGGCCCCTCGATGGCGTGGTACTCGCTGCCCTGCCGTCGGAACAGCTTGTCGCCGTAAGTGTCGATGGCGCCCTCCGACCCGTACAGCTCGATGTTCATCTCGCTCCGGCGCTCGTTGTGCATCGCCCACACCGCGTCGATCAGCAGCACGGTGGCGCCGCCGGCGAGCTTGATCATGGCGGTGGCGAAGTCGTCCACGTCGAACGCCGCCTCGGTGCGCTCCGAAAGCCCATAGCCGCCCTCGCCGGCGCCGCTCGGGCCGAACTCGCGGTAGGTGGCGCCGGTGACCGAGTGCACGGCGAAGTTGTCGAGGATGAACAGGGCGTTGTCGAGCATGTGCACGCCAATGTCCAGGAGCCCGCCCCCGCCGGACAGTGATTTGCGGGTAAACCAGCTCCCGATGCCGGGAATGCCCGCCCGCCGGCGCCAGTAGGTCTTGCAGTGGTAGGCGCGTCCGATGCGGCCCTGCGCCACCAGCCCGCGGGCGCGCTGCACCTGCGGGGTGAAGCGCTGGTTCATGCCCAGCATGAAACGGGCGCCGGCCCCGTGGGCGCCGGCACCGCGCGCCGCCTCCACCAGCGGCTCGGCATCGGCCCGGCTCAACGCCAGCGGCTTCTCCAGGATCACGTGCTTGCCCGCGTTCAGCGCCTGCACCGTCAGCGGCACGTGCAGGTAGTTGGGCACCGCGATGTACACCGCATCCACCGCGTCCAGGTCCAGCAACTGGTCAGCGCTCTCCAGCACGTGCGGCACCCCGAACCGCTCGCCGAACGCCGTGCGCCGCTCCCGGCTGGGATCGGCCACCGCGACCAGCTCCGCCTCCGGGTTCTCGCCAAAGTCCCGCGCCCCGCTCCCGGCCACCCCGCCGGTCCCAATGATCCCAAACCGAACCATGCGCTACGATACCCGCCCCCGCGCGCCACTGACTACCGGTTGATTGGGCCACCGGGCCACCCCGCCGCGTTCGTCGGCACATGCCGACGCTGGATTGCCGATGGAGTGTCGTGACGGTAACCTTGCGGAGCAGCCACCAGCCATGACCGCCGGCCCACATACATCTCCGTACCGACTGCCCACCTGCACTCACGGCGGCCAGGATCTGATGCTGACTGCAGAGAGACATGACTCCGCGCGCTGAGAACATCAACCCATCTATCTTGAAATGGGCACGCGAGACTGCCGGTATGTCGCTTGAGGAAGCCGCGCTGCGACTTGGCTTCACATCAAGGGCCAAGCGCGCTTCGGCGGCGAGACTGGAAGCTCTCGAGCGGGGCGAGACGAAGCCCACGCGGAATCAGCTGCTCAAGATCGCAGCGACGTACCGACGCCCTCTGACCGCGTTTTACCGCACCGCACCTCCCGTTCCGGGTAACCGCGGCGAGGACTTCCGGTCCATCGGCGGAGTGACCGACAAGCGTGAGCCCCTGCTCGACGCGCTTCTCCGCGCTACCCGCGTACGTCAGGACCTGGTCAGGTCGATTCTGGAAGATGACGAAGACATCGAGAGCCTCTCCTTCGTCGGATCGATGCCGATAACCGAGCCGATAGAGGGCGCGGCTGCAACGATTCGGGTCGCTCTGCACCTCGACGAAACGCGTCGCGCGCGCGTTGCCTCTTCAGGCGAGCAATTCGCTACTCTCAGGGAACGGGTCGAAGCGCTTGGTGTGTTCGTGCTGCTGGTGGGGAATCTTGGTTCCCACCATACCAATCTCGATGAACGCGTGTTTCGAGGATTTGCAGTTGCCGATCAGATTGCGCCATTCATCATCATCAATGACCAGGATGCAACCGCGGCCCAGTCGTTTACGCTCATTCACGAACTCGTCCATGTGTACACAGGATCCACCGGTGTG
It encodes the following:
- a CDS encoding XRE family transcriptional regulator; this encodes MTPRAENINPSILKWARETAGMSLEEAALRLGFTSRAKRASAARLEALERGETKPTRNQLLKIAATYRRPLTAFYRTAPPVPGNRGEDFRSIGGVTDKREPLLDALLRATRVRQDLVRSILEDDEDIESLSFVGSMPITEPIEGAAATIRVALHLDETRRARVASSGEQFATLRERVEALGVFVLLVGNLGSHHTNLDERVFRGFAVADQIAPFIIINDQDATAAQSFTLIHELVHVYTGSTGVSAAPTAVPPRTHRARVERFCNDVASEVLLPHDSLPGLRQGLTVDAAADQVSKVAVTRNVSEAMVAYRYWRTGALDAEIYRRLAASYAARWQSARARRRELREEAAGTGPTYYTVRKHRLGRPLINLVRRALRSDELTHTKAALILGVKPSGVEPLLGGSMTGSPTRQQSG
- a CDS encoding nucleotidyltransferase family protein, producing the protein MSARASARSRDIAAVVLAAGSSSRLGTPKQLLRYRGETLLHRTVRVALAAGLDPVHVVLGCSAPVVGAALEDLGSRVTTVFNRDWQTGMGSSLARGIASLPGAGPHACREPGADVPVASELGAALVLVTDQPHVSQALLAEIAAAFRTGGAPLVASRYAGGALGVPALFARRYFPELTRLTGDRGARALFTRHRDDLLTVAFPEGDLDIDTPAAAAALDSE
- a CDS encoding MoaD/ThiS family protein; its protein translation is MARIEIPTRLLERTGGESSIEVEAHNVRGVLRVLDERFPGLVDELKATTAIAIDGEIIGQRLEDAFLERVQADSEVYFIPAVAGG
- a CDS encoding XdhC family protein; protein product: MDELQSITDTLSALPAGSVCALATLVHVEGSSYRSVGARALALPGGDTVGMISGGCLEGDLLERAAEVLADGRSRTVRYDSTSPEDALLGLGLGCNGVVDVLLERVEPGDEVAESRYLPRISAARAHGHRTALATVYESAQEAEAGARLAIVAAQEAATRTSASGGSAKPEIGHSGTDCSSAPAAPAVASRASAYGHWRPELRAAVSDDLGRLLEAGSSRSACYQVDGAPVRVLLEVIEPPLPLTVCGAGPDAEPLVALAGALGWAPIVFDHRAAFARPERFPAAVQVRTAAREEFTSTVPARHGEVVVLMTHSYPTDLQYLEQLAARDVRYIGVLGPRRRLQRLVEELGDRAPAGELLYGPAGLDIGADSPPEIALSILAEIRTALAGRAGSPLRDRAAPIHTAHSSAPGA
- a CDS encoding Gfo/Idh/MocA family oxidoreductase — encoded protein: MVRFGIIGTGGVAGSGARDFGENPEAELVAVADPSRERRTAFGERFGVPHVLESADQLLDLDAVDAVYIAVPNYLHVPLTVQALNAGKHVILEKPLALSRADAEPLVEAARGAGAHGAGARFMLGMNQRFTPQVQRARGLVAQGRIGRAYHCKTYWRRRAGIPGIGSWFTRKSLSGGGGLLDIGVHMLDNALFILDNFAVHSVTGATYREFGPSGAGEGGYGLSERTEAAFDVDDFATAMIKLAGGATVLLIDAVWAMHNERRSEMNIELYGSEGAIDTYGDKLFRRQGSEYHAIEGPDAGPLTYPHTSRFHHFVNVILGREEPCVSLEQALAVQCVIDAIYASAASGKEVLLSGDAASETPADEPASE
- a CDS encoding D-2-hydroxyacid dehydrogenase; this encodes MRIFFVDDTDIGLNGDIDFSGLQALGEYRSLPNGTEAEIIAHGAGTEIIAVNKAQITAPIFAALTTLRLVAVTATGYNNVDLEAARAAGVTVSNVAGYAGDTVPQHAFALILNLATKAYKYAADVERGDWQRSSSFTLLRYPTFELKGLTIGIVGFGVIGRGVARIAEGFGMRVLANDAFPITGSAYGNTPLDELLAAADFVTVHSPLTDETRNLIDAAALAKMKPTAYLINTARGGIVDEAALAAALHEGRLAGAGFDVLTEEPPTAGNPLLDAPNIILTPHSAWSTREARQALIDQTTINIRSFIAGTPRNVVS
- a CDS encoding Fic family protein translates to MAALLGPLERAQLALGRLQGISTLLPEPLLFLYSYVRKEALLSSQIEGTQSSIQELLLFELPERPGAPTDDVVEVSNYVRAMEHGLRRMDSGFPLSNRLLREVHGLLMGSGRGSDQDPGQFRRSQNWIGGTRPSNAVFVPPPAQEVADCMSDLERFLHAPIPGMSELLRAGVAHVQFETIHPFLDGNGRLGRLLITFLLCHHGVLDAPLLYLSLYFKQHRPRYYELLDAVRRTGDWEAWLLFFLDGVAQTAAGAVSTAHQLQSLFKEDEARIQRQGRSAGSVLRVHQALKERPIRSIREAAGHARLSNPAAANAMRSLEREGIVRELTGRRRNRLFAYDRYVDIISEGT
- a CDS encoding xanthine dehydrogenase family protein subunit M, producing MSARYASPMTVSEATEVLGQNPGARVLAGGTDLMVQMRLTRNIPELIVDVKNIAATREIALSDDGLVLGAAVPAVDLTDHPTLRQVYPGVVEAAELIGSSQIQSRASLGGNLCHSSPAADTVPALMAVGAVCRIAGPTGERRVAVEDFCTGPGSNVLADGEFLVSFEIPAPGAGSRDAYLRFIPRNEMDIAVVGSGVSVTVDASGNCTAARVALGAVAPTAIMVPDAAAALIGTAIDDGDLERAGAAASAASRPITDRRGTAEFRRHVAGVLTRRAAAAARDRARASL
- a CDS encoding (2Fe-2S)-binding protein, with translation MSQMHVQTTINGEPTEFLCEAHMSLLEVLRDKIGLTGTKEGCATGDCGACTVVMDGNIVCSCLVYAAETAGHEIETVEGVAKDQKLHPVQQKLLEHAGLQCGICTPGVVVAAKALLERNPDPSEHEIRYWLSGNLCRCTGYDKIVRAVQDAATVLQAQS